Proteins found in one Streptococcus mitis genomic segment:
- the rsmI gene encoding 16S rRNA (cytidine(1402)-2'-O)-methyltransferase: MQIQKSFKGQSPYGKLYLVATPIGNLDDMTFRAIQTLKEVDWIAAEDTRNTGLLLKHFDISTKQISFHEHNAKEKIPDLIGFLKAGQSIAQVSDAGLPSISDPGHDLVKAAIEEEIAVVTVPGASAGISALIASGLAPQPHIFYGFLPRKSGQQKQFFDLKKDYPETQIFYESPHRVADTLENMLEVYGDRSVVLVRELTKIYEEYQRGTISELLESIAETPLKGECLLIVEGASQDVEEKDEEDLFLEIQARIQQGMKKNQAIKEVAKFYQWNKSQLYAAYHDWEENQ; this comes from the coding sequence ATGCAGATTCAAAAAAGTTTTAAGGGGCAGTCTCCCTATGGCAAGCTGTATCTAGTGGCAACGCCGATTGGCAATCTAGATGATATGACCTTTCGAGCTATTCAGACCTTGAAAGAAGTGGACTGGATTGCGGCTGAGGACACGCGCAATACAGGTCTATTGCTCAAGCATTTTGACATTTCTACCAAGCAGATTAGTTTTCATGAGCACAATGCAAAGGAAAAGATTCCTGATTTGATTGGTTTCCTGAAAGCAGGACAAAGCATTGCTCAGGTATCCGACGCGGGTCTGCCTAGCATCTCAGACCCTGGTCATGATTTAGTCAAGGCGGCTATTGAGGAAGAAATCGCAGTTGTCACTGTTCCAGGTGCCTCTGCAGGAATTTCTGCCTTGATCGCCAGTGGTTTAGCACCACAGCCACATATCTTTTATGGTTTTTTACCGAGAAAATCAGGTCAGCAGAAGCAATTTTTCGACTTGAAAAAAGACTATCCTGAGACTCAGATTTTCTATGAATCGCCCCATCGTGTGGCAGATACGCTAGAAAATATGCTAGAAGTCTACGGTGATCGCTCGGTCGTTTTGGTCAGAGAATTGACAAAGATTTATGAAGAATACCAACGAGGTACTATTTCTGAATTGCTGGAAAGCATCGCTGAAACGCCGCTTAAGGGAGAATGCCTTCTCATCGTTGAAGGTGCCAGCCAAGATGTGGAGGAAAAGGACGAGGAAGATTTGTTCTTAGAAATCCAAGCTCGTATCCAGCAAGGCATGAAGAAAAATCAAGCTATTAAGGAAGTTGCTAAGTTTTACCAGTGGAATAAAAGCCAGCTCTATGCTGCCTACCACGACTGGGAAGAAAATCAATAA
- a CDS encoding PhoH family protein, with translation MKEHSIDIQLSHPDDLFHLFGSNERHLRLMEEELDVVIHARTEIVQVLGEETACEEARQVIQALMVLVNRGMTVGTPDVVTAISMVKNDEIDKFVALYEEEIIKDNTRKPIRVKTLGQKLYVDSVKQHDVTFGIGPAGTGKTFLAVTLAVTALKRGQVKRIILTRPAVEAGESLGFLPGDLKEKVDPYLRPVYDALYQILGKDQTTRLMEREIIEIAPLAYMRGRTLDDAFVILDEAQNTTIMQMKMFLTRLGFNSKMIVNGDISQIDLPRNVKSGLIDAQEKLKNIHQIDFVHFSAKDVVRHPVVAQIIRAYEPVPVKKAESEELDPQPLSEG, from the coding sequence TTGAAGGAACATTCAATAGACATTCAACTGAGTCATCCAGATGACCTGTTTCATCTTTTTGGTTCCAATGAACGCCATCTTCGTTTGATGGAAGAAGAGCTTGATGTTGTGATTCATGCTCGTACGGAGATTGTGCAGGTTTTGGGAGAAGAAACTGCATGTGAAGAAGCCCGTCAGGTTATCCAAGCCTTGATGGTCTTGGTGAATCGTGGGATGACCGTTGGTACGCCAGATGTGGTGACTGCGATTAGCATGGTCAAAAACGATGAAATCGACAAGTTTGTCGCCCTTTATGAAGAAGAAATTATCAAGGACAATACTAGAAAGCCTATCCGTGTCAAAACACTGGGTCAAAAACTTTATGTGGACAGTGTCAAACAGCATGATGTGACCTTTGGAATTGGGCCAGCAGGTACAGGGAAGACCTTTCTTGCAGTGACCTTGGCAGTGACTGCCCTTAAACGTGGTCAGGTTAAGCGGATTATCCTAACACGCCCGGCAGTGGAAGCTGGCGAGAGTCTAGGTTTTCTTCCGGGTGATCTTAAAGAGAAGGTAGATCCTTACCTTCGACCTGTTTATGATGCCTTGTATCAGATTCTGGGAAAAGACCAGACTACTCGTCTCATGGAGCGTGAAATTATCGAGATTGCTCCCCTTGCCTATATGCGTGGACGGACCTTGGATGATGCCTTTGTCATTCTCGATGAGGCGCAAAATACGACCATAATGCAGATGAAGATGTTTTTGACTCGCTTAGGCTTTAATTCTAAGATGATTGTCAATGGAGATATCAGTCAGATTGACCTTCCGCGTAACGTCAAGTCCGGTTTGATTGATGCCCAAGAAAAACTCAAGAACATCCATCAGATTGACTTTGTTCATTTTTCAGCCAAGGATGTGGTTCGCCATCCTGTTGTCGCTCAGATTATCCGAGCTTATGAACCAGTACCAGTTAAAAAAGCAGAGAGTGAAGAATTAGATCCTCAACCTCTATCTGAAGGATAG
- the yabA gene encoding DNA replication initiation control protein YabA: protein MDKKELFDALDDFSQQLLVTLADVEAIKKNLKSLVEENTALRLENSKLRERLGEVEADAPVKAKHVRESVRRIYRDGFHVCNDFYGQRREQDEECMFCDELLYRE from the coding sequence ATGGACAAAAAAGAATTATTTGACGCGCTGGATGATTTTTCCCAACAGTTATTGGTAACCTTAGCCGATGTGGAAGCCATCAAGAAAAATCTCAAGAGCCTGGTAGAGGAAAATACAGCTCTTCGCTTGGAAAATAGTAAGTTGCGCGAACGCTTAGGTGAGGTGGAAGCAGATGCTCCTGTAAAAGCCAAGCATGTTCGCGAAAGTGTCCGTCGCATTTACCGTGATGGATTTCACGTATGTAATGATTTTTATGGACAACGTCGAGAGCAGGACGAAGAATGTATGTTCTGTGACGAGTTGTTATATAGGGAGTAG
- the cvfB gene encoding RNA-binding virulence regulatory protein CvfB — protein MNTNLASFIVGLIIDENDRFYFVQKDGQTYALAKEEGQHTVGDTVKGFAYTDMKQKLRLTTLEVTATQDQFGWGRVTEVRKDLGLFVDTGLPDKEIVVSLDILPELKELWPKKGDQLYIRLEVDKKDRIWGLLAYQEDFQRLARPAYNNMQNQNWPAIVYRLKLSGTFVYLPENNMLGFIHPSERYAEPRLGQVLDARVIGFREVDRTLNLSLKPRSFEMLENDAQMILTYLESNGGFMTLNDKSSPDDIKATFGISKGQFKKALGGLMKAGKIKQDQFGTELI, from the coding sequence ATGAATACAAATCTTGCAAGTTTTATCGTTGGACTTATCATCGATGAAAACGACCGTTTTTACTTTGTGCAAAAGGATGGTCAAACCTATGCTCTTGCTAAGGAAGAAGGTCAACATACAGTGGGGGATACGGTCAAAGGTTTTGCCTACACGGATATGAAGCAAAAACTCCGCCTGACAACCTTAGAAGTGACTGCCACTCAGGACCAATTTGGTTGGGGTCGTGTCACAGAAGTACGCAAGGACTTGGGTCTCTTTGTGGATACAGGCCTTCCTGACAAGGAAATCGTTGTGTCACTCGATATTCTCCCTGAACTCAAGGAACTCTGGCCTAAGAAGGGCGACCAACTCTACATCCGTCTTGAAGTGGACAAGAAAGACCGTATCTGGGGACTCTTGGCTTATCAAGAAGACTTCCAACGTCTGGCTCGTCCTGCCTATAACAATATGCAGAATCAAAACTGGCCAGCCATTGTTTACCGTCTCAAGCTGTCAGGAACTTTTGTTTACCTGCCAGAAAATAATATGCTTGGTTTTATTCACCCAAGTGAGCGCTATGCAGAACCACGTTTGGGGCAAGTATTAGATGCGCGTGTCATCGGTTTTCGTGAAGTGGACCGCACTCTGAACCTCTCCCTCAAACCACGTTCCTTTGAAATGTTGGAAAATGATGCCCAGATGATTTTGACTTATTTGGAAAGCAATGGCGGTTTCATGACCTTAAATGATAAGTCATCTCCAGACGACATCAAAGCAACCTTTGGCATTTCTAAAGGTCAGTTTAAGAAAGCACTCGGTGGTTTAATGAAGGCTGGTAAAATCAAGCAAGACCAGTTTGGGACAGAGTTGATTTAG
- a CDS encoding YozE family protein: MRKSFYTWLMTERNPKSNSPKAILADLAFEESAFPKHTDDFDEVSRFLEEHASFSFNLGDFDAIWQEYLEH, encoded by the coding sequence ATGAGAAAATCATTTTACACTTGGCTCATGACCGAGCGCAATCCTAAAAGTAACAGTCCAAAGGCTATCTTGGCAGACCTAGCTTTTGAAGAATCAGCCTTCCCAAAACACACAGATGATTTTGATGAGGTCAGTCGCTTTTTGGAGGAACATGCCAGTTTCTCTTTTAACCTAGGTGACTTTGACGCTATCTGGCAAGAATACTTAGAACACTAG
- the tmk gene encoding dTMP kinase, producing MSKGFLVSLEGPEGAGKTSVLEALLPILEEKGVEVLTTREPGGVLIGEKIREVILDPSHTQMDAKTELLLYIASRRQHLVEKILPALEAGKLVIMDRFIDSSLAYQGFGRGLDIEAIDWLNQFATDGLKPDLTLYFDIEVEEGLARIAANSNREVNRLDLEGLDLHKKVRQGYLSLLDKEGSRIVKIDASLPLEEVVETTKAVLFDRMGLAK from the coding sequence ATGTCAAAAGGATTTTTAGTCTCTCTTGAGGGACCAGAGGGAGCAGGAAAGACCAGTGTTTTAGAGGCTCTGCTACCAATTTTAGAGGAAAAAGGGGTAGAGGTGCTGACGACCCGTGAACCTGGCGGAGTCTTGATTGGGGAGAAGATTCGGGAAGTAATTTTAGATCCAAGTCATACTCAGATGGATGCTAAAACAGAGCTTTTGCTCTATATCGCCAGTCGCAGACAGCACTTGGTGGAAAAAATTCTTCCAGCACTTGAAGCTGGTAAGTTGGTCATTATGGACCGCTTCATCGATAGTTCTCTTGCCTATCAGGGATTTGGTCGTGGTTTGGACATTGAAGCCATTGACTGGCTTAACCAGTTTGCGACAGATGGCCTCAAACCCGATTTGACACTCTATTTTGACATCGAGGTGGAAGAAGGGCTGGCTCGTATTGCTGCTAATAGCAATCGCGAGGTCAATCGTTTGGACTTAGAAGGGTTGGACTTGCACAAAAAAGTTCGTCAAGGTTACCTTTCTCTTCTAGACAAAGAAGGAAGTCGTATTGTTAAGATTGATGCGAGTCTTCCATTGGAGGAGGTTGTGGAAACTACCAAGGCTGTCTTGTTTGATAGAATGGGATTGGCTAAATGA
- a CDS encoding DNA internalization-related competence protein ComEC/Rec2 yields MLQWIKNFPIPLIYLSFLLLWLYYAIFSASYLALLGFVFLLVCLFIQFPWKLAGKVLAICGIFGFWFLFQNWQQSQASQNLADSVERVRILPDTIKVNGDSLSFRGKSDGRIFQVYYKLQSEEEKEAFQALTDLHEIELEGKLSEPEGQRNFGGFDYQAYLKTQGIYQTLNIKRIQSLQKVGSWDIGENLSSLRRKAVVWIKTHFPDPMRNYMTGLLLGHLDTDFEEMNELYSSLGIIHLFALSGMQVGFFMDGFKKLLLRLGLTQEKLKWLTYPFSLIYAGLTGFSASVIRSLLQKLLAQHGVKGLDNFALTVLVLFIIMPNFFLTAGGVLSCAYAFILTMTSKEGEGLKAIARESLVISLGILPILSFYFAEFQPWSILLTFVFSFLFDLVFLPLLSILFALSFLYPVIQLNFIFEWLEGIIRLVSQVASRPLVFGQPNAWFLILLLISLALVYDLRKNIKRIAVLSLLITGLFFLTKYPLENEITMLDVGQGESIFLRDVTGKTILIDVGGKAESNKKIEKWQEKVTTSNAQRTLIPYLKSRGVAKIDQLILTNTDKEHVGDLLEVTKAFHVGEILVSKGSLKQKEFVAELLATQTKVRSVTMGENLPIFGSQLEVLSPSKIGDGGHEDTLVLYGKLFDKNFLFTGNLVEKGEKDLLKQYPNLEVGVLKAGQHGSKKSSSSSFLEQLKPEMTLISVGKNNRTKLPHQETLTRLETINSKVYRTDKQGAIRFKGWKNWKIESVR; encoded by the coding sequence ATGTTACAGTGGATTAAGAATTTCCCCATTCCCCTAATTTACCTGAGTTTTCTGTTACTTTGGCTTTACTACGCCATTTTTTCAGCATCCTATCTTGCTTTGTTGGGCTTCGTTTTTCTGCTAGTCTGTCTCTTTATCCAATTTCCTTGGAAATTAGCAGGTAAAGTTCTAGCAATTTGCGGAATTTTTGGATTCTGGTTTCTGTTTCAAAATTGGCAACAGAGCCAAGCGAGTCAAAATCTGGCAGATTCTGTTGAAAGGGTACGGATTTTGCCTGACACTATTAAGGTCAATGGTGACAGTCTATCCTTTCGTGGCAAGTCTGATGGACGCATTTTTCAAGTATATTATAAACTCCAGTCCGAGGAGGAGAAAGAAGCCTTTCAAGCCTTAACAGACCTTCATGAGATAGAACTAGAAGGAAAACTTTCGGAACCAGAGGGGCAGAGGAATTTTGGTGGATTTGACTATCAAGCCTATCTGAAGACTCAGGGAATTTACCAGACTCTCAATATCAAAAGAATCCAGTCACTTCAAAAGGTTGGCAGTTGGGATATAGGAGAAAATCTGTCCAGTTTACGTCGAAAGGCTGTGGTTTGGATTAAGACACATTTTCCAGACCCTATGCGCAATTACATGACAGGGCTTTTGCTAGGACATCTGGACACAGATTTTGAGGAGATGAATGAGCTTTATTCTAGTTTAGGAATTATCCACCTTTTTGCCTTGTCGGGTATGCAGGTAGGCTTTTTCATGGATGGATTTAAGAAACTTCTCTTGCGATTGGGCTTGACCCAAGAAAAGTTGAAATGGCTGACCTATCCCTTTTCCCTTATTTATGCAGGTCTGACAGGATTTTCAGCATCGGTTATTCGCAGTCTCTTACAAAAGTTACTGGCTCAACATGGTGTTAAGGGCTTGGATAATTTTGCCTTGACGGTGCTTGTACTCTTTATTATCATGCCCAACTTTTTCTTGACAGCAGGAGGAGTCTTGTCCTGTGCTTATGCTTTTATCTTGACCATGACCAGCAAAGAAGGAGAGGGGCTTAAGGCTATTGCCAGAGAAAGTCTGGTTATTTCCTTGGGAATATTGCCCATTCTATCCTTCTATTTTGCGGAATTTCAACCTTGGTCCATCCTCTTGACCTTTGTCTTTTCCTTTCTATTTGACTTGGTCTTCTTACCGCTCTTGTCTATCTTATTTGCCCTTTCCTTTCTCTATCCAGTTATTCAGCTGAATTTTATTTTTGAATGGTTGGAAGGGATTATTCGCTTGGTATCTCAGGTGGCAAGTAGACCTCTAGTCTTTGGTCAACCCAATGCATGGTTTTTAATTTTATTGTTAATTTCCTTGGCTTTGGTCTATGATTTGAGGAAAAACATTAAAAGGATAGCAGTGTTGAGCTTATTGATTACGGGTCTCTTTTTCCTTACCAAGTATCCACTGGAAAATGAAATTACCATGCTGGATGTGGGGCAAGGAGAAAGTATTTTCCTACGGGATGTAACTGGGAAAACCATTCTCATAGATGTTGGTGGCAAGGCAGAGTCAAATAAGAAAATCGAAAAATGGCAAGAAAAGGTAACTACTAGCAATGCCCAGCGAACTTTGATCCCCTATCTCAAAAGTCGCGGAGTAGCCAAGATTGACCAGCTAATTTTGACAAATACAGACAAGGAGCATGTTGGTGATTTGTTGGAGGTGACCAAGGCTTTCCATGTAGGGGAGATTTTAGTATCCAAAGGCAGTCTGAAACAGAAGGAATTTGTGGCAGAACTACTGGCGACTCAAACCAAAGTACGCAGTGTGACAATGGGAGAGAATTTGCCCATTTTCGGAAGTCAGTTAGAAGTCCTATCTCCAAGTAAAATTGGAGATGGAGGTCATGAAGATACCCTGGTTTTGTATGGAAAACTCTTTGATAAAAACTTTCTTTTCACTGGAAATTTGGTGGAAAAAGGAGAGAAGGACTTGCTGAAGCAATACCCTAACTTAGAGGTGGGTGTCTTGAAAGCTGGCCAACATGGCTCTAAAAAATCATCAAGTTCATCCTTTTTAGAACAGCTCAAACCAGAGATGACTCTTATCTCAGTTGGAAAGAACAATCGAACGAAACTCCCCCATCAGGAAACCTTGACACGACTGGAAACTATCAATAGCAAAGTTTACCGAACTGACAAGCAAGGAGCTATACGCTTTAAAGGTTGGAAAAATTGGAAAATCGAAAGTGTTCGATAG
- a CDS encoding helix-hairpin-helix domain-containing protein, whose amino-acid sequence MEAIIEKIKEYKIIVICTGLGLLVGGFFLLKPAPHIPVKETNLQAEVAAVSKDSLTEKEVKKEEKEEPIEQDLITVDVKGAVKAPGIYDLPVGSRVNDAVQKAGGLTEQADSKSLNLAQKVSDEALVYVPTKGEEAASQQAGSGAPSSTSKEKKLNLNKASLEELKQVKGLGGKRAQDIIDHREANGKFKSVDELKKVSGIGAKTIEKLKDYVTVD is encoded by the coding sequence ATGGAAGCAATTATCGAGAAAATCAAAGAGTATAAAATCATTGTCATCTGTACTGGTCTAGGCTTGCTTGTAGGAGGATTTTTCCTGCTAAAGCCAGCTCCACACATACCTGTCAAAGAAACGAATTTGCAGGCAGAAGTTGCAGCTGTTTCCAAGGATTCATTAACCGAAAAGGAAGTGAAGAAGGAAGAAAAAGAAGAACCTATTGAACAAGATCTAATCACAGTAGATGTGAAAGGAGCTGTTAAAGCACCAGGAATTTATGATTTGCCGGTAGGTAGCAGAGTCAATGACGCTGTTCAGAAGGCTGGTGGGTTGACAGAGCAAGCCGACAGCAAGTCACTCAATCTAGCTCAGAAAGTTAGTGACGAGGCTCTGGTTTACGTTCCCACTAAGGGAGAAGAAGCAGCTAGTCAACAGGCAGGTTCTGGAGCGCCTTCTTCAACAAGCAAGGAAAAGAAGCTCAATCTCAACAAGGCCAGTCTGGAAGAACTTAAGCAGGTCAAGGGACTGGGAGGAAAACGAGCTCAGGACATTATTGATCATCGTGAGGCAAATGGGAAATTCAAGTCGGTCGATGAACTCAAGAAAGTATCTGGCATTGGTGCCAAGACAATAGAAAAGCTAAAAGATTATGTTACAGTGGATTAA
- a CDS encoding GNAT family N-acetyltransferase, with protein sequence MESIFIKLAQYPSIETERLLLRPVTLDDAEAMFDYASEKDNTRYTFQTNQNLEETKNNIAQFYLANPLGRWGIELKSNGQFIGTIDLHKIDPVLKKAAIGYIINKKYWNQGLTTEANRAVIELAFEKIGMNKLTALHDKDNPASGKVMEKSGMHFSHVEPYACMDQHEKGRIVTRVHYVLTKEDYFANK encoded by the coding sequence ATGGAATCAATTTTTATAAAACTTGCCCAGTATCCGTCTATAGAAACGGAGCGTTTATTGCTTAGACCTGTAACTTTGGATGATGCGGAAGCAATGTTTGACTATGCCTCGGAAAAGGATAATACACGTTACACTTTTCAAACCAATCAAAATTTAGAAGAAACCAAAAATAATATTGCGCAGTTCTACTTGGCCAATCCTTTGGGACGTTGGGGAATAGAACTAAAAAGCAATGGTCAGTTTATTGGAACCATTGACTTGCACAAGATTGATCCTGTTCTTAAGAAGGCAGCTATTGGCTACATTATCAATAAAAAGTATTGGAATCAAGGATTAACGACAGAGGCCAATCGAGCCGTGATTGAACTAGCTTTTGAAAAGATAGGGATGAATAAGTTGACTGCCCTTCACGATAAGGACAATCCTGCATCTGGAAAGGTCATGGAGAAATCAGGCATGCATTTTTCCCACGTAGAACCATATGCTTGTATGGACCAGCATGAAAAAGGACGAATCGTTACAAGAGTTCATTATGTCTTGACCAAAGAAGACTATTTTGCAAATAAATAA
- the trmFO gene encoding methylenetetrahydrofolate--tRNA-(uracil(54)-C(5))-methyltransferase (FADH(2)-oxidizing) TrmFO codes for MSQSYINVIGAGLAGSEAAYQIAERGIPVKLYEMRGVKSTPQHKTDNFAELVCSNSLRGDALTNAVGLLKEEMRRLGSVILESAEATRVPAGGALAVDRDGFSQMVTEKVANHPLIEVVRDEITELPTDVITVVATGPLTSDALAEKIHALNDGDGFYFYDAAAPIIDVNTIDMSKVYLKSRYDKGEAAYLNAPMTKQEFMDFHEALVNAEEAPLNSFEKEKYFEGCMPIEVMAKRGIKTMLYGPMKPVGLEYPDDYTGPRDGEFKTPYAVVQLRQDNAAGSLYNIVGFQTHLKWGEQKRVFQMIPGLENAEFVRYGVMHRNSYMDSPNLLEQTYRSKKQSNLFFAGQMTGVEGYVESAASGLVAGINAARLFKGESEAVFPETTAIGSLAHYITHADSKHFQPMNVNFGIIKELEGERIRDKKARYEKIAERALSDLEEFLTV; via the coding sequence GTGTCTCAATCTTATATCAATGTTATCGGTGCTGGTTTGGCAGGTTCTGAAGCAGCCTACCAAATCGCAGAACGTGGTATCCCAGTTAAACTCTATGAAATGCGTGGTGTCAAGTCAACACCCCAGCACAAAACAGACAATTTTGCTGAGTTAGTTTGTTCCAATTCTCTACGTGGAGATGCTTTGACAAATGCAGTGGGTCTCCTCAAGGAAGAAATGCGTCGCTTGGGTTCTGTTATTTTGGAATCTGCTGAGGCTACACGTGTTCCTGCAGGTGGTGCTCTTGCGGTGGACCGAGATGGTTTCTCACAGATGGTGACTGAAAAAGTTGCCAACCACCCCTTGATTGAAGTGGTTCGTGATGAAATTACAGAATTGCCGACAGATGTTATTACGGTTGTCGCTACTGGTCCTTTGACCAGCGATGCTCTGGCTGAAAAGATTCATGCCCTTAATGACGGTGATGGCTTCTATTTCTACGATGCGGCAGCCCCTATTATCGACGTCAATACTATTGATATGAGCAAGGTCTATCTCAAGTCTCGTTATGACAAGGGAGAAGCGGCCTACCTCAATGCTCCAATGACCAAGCAAGAATTTATGGATTTCCATGAAGCCTTGGTTAATGCGGAAGAAGCACCGCTCAATTCTTTTGAAAAAGAAAAGTACTTTGAAGGCTGTATGCCCATCGAAGTCATGGCCAAACGTGGCATTAAAACTATGCTTTATGGTCCTATGAAACCAGTGGGTCTCGAGTATCCGGACGATTACACAGGACCTCGCGATGGAGAATTCAAAACACCTTATGCGGTGGTTCAGCTTCGTCAGGACAATGCAGCTGGTAGCCTCTATAATATCGTCGGTTTCCAGACCCACCTCAAATGGGGAGAACAAAAGCGTGTCTTCCAAATGATTCCAGGTCTTGAAAATGCTGAGTTTGTTCGTTATGGTGTTATGCACCGCAATTCTTACATGGATTCACCAAATCTTCTTGAGCAGACTTACCGTTCTAAGAAACAATCAAATCTCTTCTTTGCTGGTCAGATGACGGGTGTGGAAGGCTATGTTGAGTCCGCAGCGTCAGGCTTAGTTGCGGGAATTAACGCGGCTCGTCTCTTCAAGGGAGAAAGCGAGGCTGTTTTCCCAGAGACTACAGCGATTGGAAGTCTGGCTCATTACATCACCCATGCGGACAGCAAACATTTCCAACCAATGAATGTCAATTTTGGAATCATCAAGGAGTTGGAAGGCGAGCGTATCCGTGATAAGAAGGCTCGTTATGAAAAAATTGCAGAGCGTGCTCTTTCTGACTTAGAGGAATTTTTAACTGTCTAA
- the pyrH gene encoding UMP kinase, with the protein MANPKYKRILIKLSGEALAGERGVGIDIQTVQTIAKEIQEVHSLGIEIALVIGGGNLWRGEPAAEAGMDRVQADYTGMLGTVMNALVMADSLQQVGVDTRVQTAITMQQVAEPYVRGRALRHLEKGRIVIFGAGIGSPYFSTDTTAALRAAEIEADAILMAKNGVDGVYNADPKKDKTAVKFEELTHRDVINKGLRIMDSTASTLSMDNDIDLVVFNMNQPGNIKRVVFGENIGTTVSNNIEEKE; encoded by the coding sequence ATGGCGAATCCCAAGTATAAACGTATTTTAATCAAGTTATCAGGTGAAGCCCTTGCCGGTGAACGTGGCGTAGGGATTGATATCCAAACAGTTCAAACAATCGCAAAAGAGATTCAAGAAGTTCATAGCTTAGGTATCGAAATTGCCCTTGTTATTGGTGGAGGAAATCTCTGGCGTGGTGAACCTGCTGCAGAAGCAGGAATGGACCGCGTTCAGGCAGATTACACAGGAATGCTTGGGACTGTTATGAATGCTCTTGTGATGGCAGATTCATTGCAACAAGTTGGGGTTGATACGCGCGTGCAAACTGCCATTACTATGCAACAAGTGGCAGAGCCTTATGTCCGTGGACGTGCCCTTCGTCACCTTGAAAAAGGCCGTATCGTTATCTTTGGTGCTGGAATTGGTTCACCTTACTTCTCAACTGATACAACAGCAGCCCTTCGTGCAGCTGAAATCGAAGCGGATGCCATCCTCATGGCTAAAAATGGGGTAGATGGTGTTTACAATGCCGATCCTAAGAAGGACAAGACAGCTGTTAAGTTTGAAGAATTGACCCACCGTGACGTTATCAATAAAGGTCTTCGTATCATGGACTCAACAGCTTCAACCCTCTCAATGGATAATGACATTGACTTGGTTGTCTTCAACATGAACCAACCAGGCAACATCAAACGTGTCGTATTTGGTGAAAATATCGGAACAACAGTTTCAAATAATATCGAAGAAAAGGAATAA
- the frr gene encoding ribosome recycling factor: MANAIIEKAKERMTQSHQSLAREFGGIRAGRANASLLDRVHVEYYGVETPLNQIASITIPEARVLLVTPFDKSSLKDIERALNASDLGITPANDGSVIRLVIPALTEETRRDLAKEVKKVGENAKVAVRNIRRDAMDEAKKQEKAKEITEDELKTLEKDIQKVTDDAVKHIDDMTANKEKELLEV; encoded by the coding sequence ATGGCTAACGCAATTATTGAAAAAGCTAAAGAGAGAATGACCCAGTCTCACCAATCACTTGCTCGTGAATTTGGTGGTATCCGTGCTGGCCGTGCCAATGCAAGCTTGCTGGACCGTGTACATGTAGAATACTATGGAGTAGAAACTCCTCTTAACCAAATCGCTTCCATTACGATTCCAGAAGCGCGTGTTTTGTTGGTCACACCATTTGACAAGTCTTCATTGAAAGACATCGAACGTGCCTTGAACGCTTCTGATCTTGGTATCACACCAGCTAACGACGGTTCTGTGATCCGCTTGGTTATTCCTGCTCTTACAGAAGAAACTCGTCGTGACCTTGCTAAAGAAGTGAAGAAGGTCGGTGAAAATGCTAAAGTGGCTGTCCGCAATATCCGTCGTGATGCTATGGACGAAGCTAAGAAACAAGAAAAAGCAAAAGAAATCACTGAAGACGAATTGAAGACTCTTGAAAAAGATATTCAAAAAGTAACAGACGATGCTGTTAAACACATCGACGACATGACTGCCAACAAAGAGAAAGAACTTTTGGAAGTCTAA